One Telluria mixta DNA window includes the following coding sequences:
- the tssG gene encoding type VI secretion system baseplate subunit TssG, with the protein MDLIARLLAEPQRFDFVQAVRLLLLALGERGIPESRALARHLRFANSLALGFPPSQVEAAALDADGYRLTPSFMGLLGAHGALPLHVTERLLALPQDEQDAQAARAFLDMFSTRMLALWYRAWQKYRVEHLVAGPRDGYLPLLLALAGVPAGGVFACAGVPDTALAAFAGLLRRRPVSAAVLGRVLSSHFGVAVRVQEGIGNWDPLDPGEQTVIGTNALLGRRALLGERSWRPDLRVRVRIGPLDRARYDHFLPGAAGARALRTLLQLFAVPTLAYDIVLVLRQADLRPVQLDASGRRLGLDSYLLSAPAAADRADLCYELRPLDPLPPLQSA; encoded by the coding sequence ATGGACCTGATCGCCCGCCTGCTGGCCGAGCCCCAGCGCTTCGACTTCGTCCAGGCCGTGCGCCTGCTGTTGCTGGCGCTGGGCGAGCGCGGCATCCCCGAAAGCCGGGCGCTGGCCCGCCACCTGCGCTTTGCGAACAGCCTCGCGCTCGGGTTCCCGCCCAGCCAGGTCGAGGCCGCGGCGCTTGACGCCGACGGCTACCGCCTGACGCCGAGTTTCATGGGCTTGCTGGGCGCGCACGGGGCGCTGCCGCTGCACGTGACGGAGCGCCTGCTCGCGCTGCCGCAGGACGAGCAGGACGCGCAGGCGGCCCGCGCCTTCCTCGACATGTTCAGCACCCGCATGCTCGCCCTGTGGTACCGCGCGTGGCAGAAATACCGGGTCGAGCACCTCGTGGCCGGTCCGCGCGACGGCTACCTGCCGCTGCTGCTGGCACTGGCCGGCGTGCCGGCCGGCGGCGTCTTTGCGTGCGCTGGCGTGCCGGATACCGCGCTGGCCGCGTTTGCCGGCCTGCTGCGCCGGCGGCCCGTGTCGGCGGCCGTGCTGGGCCGGGTGCTGTCCAGCCATTTCGGCGTGGCCGTGCGCGTGCAGGAGGGCATCGGCAACTGGGACCCGCTGGACCCGGGCGAGCAGACCGTCATCGGCACCAACGCGCTGCTGGGCCGCCGCGCGCTGCTGGGGGAACGCAGCTGGCGCCCGGACCTGCGCGTGCGCGTGCGCATCGGCCCCCTCGACCGCGCCCGCTACGACCATTTCCTGCCCGGCGCCGCGGGTGCCCGCGCGCTGCGCACCCTGCTGCAACTCTTTGCCGTGCCGACCCTCGCGTACGACATCGTGCTCGTGCTGCGCCAGGCCGACCTGCGACCGGTGCAGCTGGACGCTTCCGGCCGCCGGCTCGGCCTGGACAGCTACCTGCTGTCCGCACCCGCCGCGGCCGACCGGGCCGACCTCTGTTACGAACTGCGCCCGCTCGATCCGCTGCCTCCCTTACAATCCGCTTGA
- the tssF gene encoding type VI secretion system baseplate subunit TssF produces MDELLRYYEEELGLFGQFAREFRARYPKPASDLHVAGETWDDPGVARLIQSVALLSARINKRLDDDYPKFTEALLDSLYPHFLRPLPSYSIVQVGQRGPAEVPDTPSVLARGTMLRSSAGTDTPCLFRTVYDVLLAPLSVAGLAFVPLLDVPRTLRAPRGAGCGISLTIAATRGAFDRLPPVLRLFADGEASTRAALVDALFLRCAAAWVQPEGDQGWLPLPRVPLRLAGLADGDAMLSYPARSHPAPRLLTEYFCYPEKFNFIDVDLGALAGLLPPRCRRFTVHLALSGIAPDSDTARLLAGIDARNLLPGCTPVINLFPKAGVPVQLAYTSADYPLLADGAHAAAYEIHSVDAVRLVREGVGTVTRFDPLYAPGGEGRAGGEASHRAHYWIARRDYATAAVSPGHEMRIALVDADFRPLDAAGATLSTELTCSNRDVPSRLPYGQPQGDLRSDELSALAPIRMLRKPTPGWRFGGTRGAHWRLIAHLALNHAGLTMTGLADFQKMLALYDLPRSPVAQRQIAGIVGLEHGTVRAWVGATPVASLMPGIGIRLTVDEEAFAGTGLYPFVQVLDQYFALNGHLNCFTRLQVVSQQTGREILACAPKGWEMSSGGGWT; encoded by the coding sequence ATGGACGAGCTGCTGCGTTATTACGAGGAAGAGCTGGGATTGTTCGGCCAGTTCGCGCGCGAATTCCGCGCCCGCTATCCCAAGCCCGCCAGCGACCTGCACGTGGCGGGCGAGACGTGGGACGATCCCGGCGTCGCCCGGCTGATCCAGTCCGTCGCGCTGCTGTCCGCCCGCATCAACAAGCGCCTCGACGACGACTACCCCAAGTTCACCGAAGCGCTGCTCGACAGCCTGTATCCGCATTTCCTGCGGCCGCTGCCGTCGTATTCCATCGTCCAGGTAGGACAGCGCGGGCCGGCCGAAGTGCCGGACACCCCGTCCGTGCTCGCGCGCGGCACGATGCTGCGCTCGAGTGCCGGCACGGATACGCCTTGCCTGTTCCGCACCGTCTACGACGTGCTGCTGGCACCGCTCAGCGTCGCCGGACTTGCCTTCGTGCCGCTGCTCGACGTCCCGCGTACGTTGCGAGCGCCGCGCGGGGCAGGCTGCGGCATCAGCCTGACGATAGCGGCGACCCGCGGCGCTTTTGATCGCCTGCCGCCCGTGCTGCGGCTGTTCGCCGACGGCGAGGCGTCGACGCGCGCGGCACTGGTCGACGCGCTGTTCCTGCGCTGCGCCGCAGCCTGGGTGCAGCCGGAAGGCGACCAGGGCTGGTTGCCGTTGCCGCGCGTGCCGCTGCGCCTGGCCGGCCTCGCGGATGGCGACGCCATGCTGTCGTATCCGGCCCGCTCGCATCCGGCCCCGCGCCTGCTGACCGAGTACTTCTGTTATCCGGAAAAATTCAACTTCATCGATGTCGACCTGGGCGCGCTTGCCGGCCTGCTGCCGCCGCGCTGCCGGCGTTTTACGGTGCACCTCGCGTTGTCCGGCATCGCCCCCGATTCCGATACGGCCCGCCTGCTGGCCGGCATCGACGCGCGCAACCTGCTGCCCGGCTGCACCCCCGTCATCAATCTGTTTCCGAAAGCCGGCGTGCCCGTGCAGCTTGCGTATACAAGCGCCGACTACCCGCTGCTGGCCGACGGCGCGCACGCGGCCGCGTACGAGATCCACAGCGTGGATGCCGTCCGCCTCGTGCGCGAAGGGGTGGGCACCGTCACGCGTTTCGACCCCCTCTACGCGCCGGGCGGCGAGGGGAGGGCAGGCGGCGAAGCGTCGCACCGCGCGCACTACTGGATCGCGCGGCGCGATTATGCGACGGCGGCTGTCAGCCCCGGCCACGAGATGCGCATCGCCCTCGTCGACGCCGACTTCCGCCCGCTGGACGCCGCCGGCGCCACTCTGTCCACGGAACTGACGTGCAGTAACCGCGACGTGCCGTCACGCCTGCCGTACGGCCAGCCGCAGGGCGACTTGCGCAGCGACGAGCTGTCCGCACTGGCGCCCATCCGCATGCTGAGGAAACCGACGCCCGGCTGGCGCTTCGGCGGCACGCGCGGGGCGCACTGGCGCCTGATCGCCCACCTGGCGCTGAACCACGCGGGCCTGACGATGACCGGTCTCGCCGATTTTCAGAAGATGCTGGCGCTGTACGACCTGCCGCGCTCGCCCGTGGCGCAGCGCCAGATCGCGGGCATCGTGGGGCTCGAACACGGCACGGTGCGCGCGTGGGTGGGCGCGACGCCGGTCGCGAGCCTGATGCCGGGCATCGGCATCCGCCTCACCGTCGACGAGGAAGCGTTCGCCGGCACGGGCCTGTATCCATTCGTGCAGGTGCTCGACCAGTACTTCGCCCTGAACGGCCATCTGAACTGTTTTACACGCCTGCAGGTCGTGTCGCAGCAGACCGGCCGGGAGATTCTCGCCTGCGCCCCCAAGGGTTGGGAAATGAGCAGCGGCGGCGGATGGACCTGA
- a CDS encoding glutathione binding-like protein yields MTDLNQFLITQKWPAQHPDRLQLYSLPTPNGVKVAIMLEEIGLPYEVHRVAFDKNEQTTPEFMSLNPNNKIPAIIDPNGPGGKPLPLFESGAILLYLAEKTGKLIPADPAGRYQTIQWLMFQMGGIGPMFGQLGFFHKFAGREYEDKRPRDRYVHEAKRLLGVLDGHLKGRDWIMGDEYTIADVATFPWVNNLVGFYDAAEIVGFDRFPEVGRVLEAFRARPAVIEGLQIPRAPAA; encoded by the coding sequence GTGACCGACCTGAACCAGTTCCTCATCACGCAGAAATGGCCCGCGCAGCACCCCGACCGCCTGCAGCTGTATTCGCTGCCCACGCCGAACGGCGTCAAGGTGGCGATCATGCTGGAAGAGATCGGCCTGCCCTACGAGGTGCACCGCGTCGCGTTCGACAAGAACGAGCAGACGACGCCGGAATTCATGTCGCTGAACCCGAACAACAAGATCCCCGCGATCATCGACCCGAACGGCCCGGGCGGCAAGCCGCTGCCGCTGTTCGAGTCGGGTGCGATCCTGCTGTACCTCGCCGAGAAGACGGGCAAGCTGATCCCGGCCGATCCGGCAGGCCGCTACCAGACGATCCAGTGGCTGATGTTCCAGATGGGCGGCATCGGCCCGATGTTCGGCCAGCTGGGTTTCTTCCATAAATTCGCCGGCCGCGAGTACGAGGACAAGCGTCCGCGCGACCGCTACGTGCACGAAGCGAAGCGCCTGCTGGGCGTGCTGGACGGCCACCTGAAGGGCCGCGACTGGATCATGGGCGACGAATACACGATCGCCGACGTGGCGACCTTCCCATGGGTGAACAACCTGGTCGGCTTCTACGATGCCGCCGAGATCGTCGGCTTCGACCGCTTCCCCGAAGTGGGCCGCGTGCTGGAAGCGTTCCGCGCCCGGCCCGCCGTCATCGAGGGGCTGCAGATCCCGCGCGCGCCCGCCGCTTAA
- a CDS encoding SDR family oxidoreductase, producing MKAIVTGHTRGLGAALAANLLARGVPVLGLARTRSSELADAYPDLFEEIELDLADSVALSRWLADGMLGDYLDGTGAVLLLNNAGMVSPVGPLDAQDPQAVLRAVQLNVAAPMALAAAVVRASDGAQRRILHISSGAGRNAYPGWSVYCATKAALDQHARAVALDCERGVRICSLAPGVIDTNMQAEIRATPEDRFPMRKRFVDLKETGALVEPDECAERLVDYLLGAGFGAEVIADLRTLS from the coding sequence ATGAAAGCAATCGTCACCGGCCACACGAGGGGCCTCGGCGCCGCGCTCGCCGCCAACCTGCTGGCGCGGGGCGTACCCGTCCTCGGCCTGGCGCGCACCCGTTCGTCCGAGCTGGCGGACGCTTATCCCGACTTGTTCGAAGAAATTGAACTCGACCTGGCCGACAGCGTGGCGCTGTCGCGCTGGCTCGCGGACGGCATGCTGGGGGATTACCTGGACGGCACCGGCGCCGTCCTGCTGCTGAATAATGCAGGCATGGTGAGCCCGGTCGGCCCGCTCGACGCGCAGGATCCTCAAGCCGTGCTGCGCGCCGTGCAGTTGAACGTGGCGGCGCCGATGGCGCTCGCCGCCGCCGTGGTCCGCGCCAGCGACGGGGCGCAACGGCGCATTCTGCACATTTCCAGCGGCGCCGGCCGCAACGCCTACCCGGGCTGGAGCGTCTACTGCGCCACCAAGGCGGCCCTCGACCAGCATGCGCGCGCCGTCGCCCTCGACTGCGAGCGCGGGGTGCGCATCTGCAGCCTGGCGCCCGGCGTCATCGACACGAACATGCAGGCCGAGATCCGCGCCACGCCGGAAGACCGCTTCCCCATGCGCAAGCGCTTCGTCGACCTGAAGGAAACGGGCGCACTCGTCGAGCCGGACGAATGCGCCGAACGGCTGGTCGACTACCTCCTTGGCGCCGGTTTCGGGGCCGAAGTCATCGCCGACCTGCGGACTCTTTCTTAA
- a CDS encoding putative bifunctional diguanylate cyclase/phosphodiesterase, which yields MPLHRLLRLTAARRRLTEWLILAAGLVSSGLVLVWMVWTERGEALSEDADRMRAQAVVIDQTLHRQLEGIRWALDGARAALAPNSGCDLACRRTLLQSLKRAMPGVRALLAVGPNGHIEISDDDLGDRRLDDKRFLGQVPHMCDGRTLYLSDPYELQPNQFNLKVAMSLDAGDGCGHGAVTAILNPEYFEAVMRSALYAPDMTITITDLDGHRLLYVPPDPEVMRAGALHPDTMLAAHRASGERVSVRRGTGLDGVDRLVVQRSMRVENLGMDRGLVVALARDAGRINAGWHRLALVSVTAWTLFWSACAAALLLAQRRRAALERLARNAEAERAAAAERVELALNGASLGLWDWHLPSGRRTVDGRACAILGWTRDEQHRQSEDGDIYAPVHPEDRELLRHALDQHLQGAVPAFEAEFRMRHRNGHWVWVQSRGKVVERGTDGKPVRMVGTRTDISARKQAEADIAHLAFYDGLTNLPNRRLLMDRLGHAVAKCERNGGFGAVLFVDLDNFKTLNDTRGHDMGDRLLEMVAFRLQQVTRDADTVARLGGDEFVLLLEDLGTSAVDATAHAELVASKILGTLSFAYTLDGHELRSTPSIGVSLFGNANHVVHDLLRQADMAMYEAKSAGGATFRFFDPSMQAAVDASTSLETDLRFALARREFELYYQPVVNAMGLMVGVEALIRWHHPKQGLTGPGAFIAQAEKSGLIVGIGDWVLQEACRQLARWAIEPATQHFTIAVNVSARQFRQEDFVPRLLEILAHSGADPRRLKLELTESVLLADVEDTIARMTALKAQGIGFSLDDFGTGYSSLSYLQRLPLDQLKIDQSFVRDMLRVPHAASIVQAIVHLAGNLGLHVVAEGVEEEAQWDELRSLGCGGFQGYLFARPMALAELADMTEGEAVPA from the coding sequence ATGCCGCTGCATCGCCTGCTCCGCTTGACGGCCGCGCGCCGCCGCCTCACCGAGTGGCTGATCCTGGCCGCGGGCCTCGTCTCGTCCGGCCTCGTCCTGGTCTGGATGGTCTGGACCGAGCGCGGCGAGGCGCTGTCCGAAGACGCCGACCGCATGCGCGCGCAGGCCGTCGTCATCGACCAGACGCTGCACCGCCAGCTCGAGGGCATCCGCTGGGCACTCGACGGCGCGCGCGCCGCGCTGGCGCCGAACAGCGGTTGCGACCTGGCCTGCCGCCGCACGCTGCTGCAATCCCTGAAGCGCGCCATGCCGGGCGTGCGCGCGCTGCTGGCCGTCGGTCCCAACGGCCATATCGAGATCTCCGACGACGACCTGGGCGACCGCCGCCTCGACGACAAGCGCTTCCTCGGCCAGGTGCCGCACATGTGCGACGGCCGCACGTTGTACCTGTCCGATCCATACGAGCTGCAGCCCAACCAGTTCAACCTCAAGGTGGCGATGTCGCTCGACGCGGGAGACGGGTGCGGCCACGGCGCCGTCACCGCGATCCTGAATCCGGAATACTTCGAGGCGGTGATGCGCTCCGCGCTGTACGCGCCGGATATGACGATCACGATCACCGACCTGGACGGCCACCGCCTGCTCTACGTCCCGCCCGATCCGGAAGTGATGCGCGCAGGCGCCCTGCACCCCGACACGATGCTGGCCGCGCACCGCGCCAGCGGCGAACGGGTGTCGGTCCGGCGCGGCACGGGCCTCGACGGCGTCGACCGCCTCGTCGTCCAGCGCAGCATGCGGGTGGAAAACCTGGGCATGGACCGCGGCCTCGTTGTCGCCCTCGCGCGCGACGCCGGCCGCATCAACGCCGGCTGGCACCGGCTCGCGCTGGTGTCCGTCACGGCCTGGACCCTGTTCTGGTCCGCCTGCGCGGCCGCCCTGCTGTTGGCCCAGCGCCGCCGCGCCGCGCTGGAACGCCTGGCGCGCAACGCCGAAGCCGAGCGGGCCGCCGCCGCCGAGCGCGTGGAGCTCGCGCTGAACGGCGCGAGCCTGGGCCTGTGGGACTGGCACCTCCCGTCCGGCCGGCGCACGGTGGACGGCCGCGCCTGCGCCATCCTCGGCTGGACCCGCGACGAGCAACACCGCCAGAGCGAGGACGGCGACATCTACGCACCCGTCCACCCGGAAGACCGCGAACTGCTGCGCCACGCGCTCGACCAGCACCTGCAGGGCGCCGTCCCCGCCTTCGAGGCCGAGTTCCGCATGCGCCACCGCAATGGGCACTGGGTGTGGGTGCAGTCGCGCGGCAAGGTGGTCGAGCGCGGCACCGACGGCAAGCCCGTGCGCATGGTCGGCACGCGCACCGACATCAGCGCGCGCAAGCAGGCCGAAGCCGACATCGCCCACCTCGCGTTCTACGACGGGCTGACGAACCTGCCGAACCGCCGCCTGCTGATGGACCGCCTGGGCCATGCCGTCGCCAAGTGCGAGCGCAACGGCGGCTTCGGCGCCGTGCTGTTCGTCGACCTGGACAACTTCAAGACCCTGAACGACACGCGCGGCCACGACATGGGCGACCGCCTGCTGGAAATGGTCGCGTTCCGGCTGCAGCAGGTCACGCGCGACGCGGACACCGTGGCGCGGCTGGGCGGCGACGAGTTCGTGCTGCTGCTGGAGGATCTGGGCACCTCCGCTGTGGACGCCACGGCCCACGCCGAGTTGGTGGCCAGCAAGATCCTGGGCACGCTGTCCTTCGCCTACACGCTGGACGGCCACGAGCTGCGCAGCACGCCCAGCATCGGCGTCTCCCTGTTCGGCAACGCCAACCACGTCGTGCACGACCTGCTGCGCCAGGCCGACATGGCCATGTACGAGGCCAAGTCGGCCGGCGGCGCCACGTTCCGCTTCTTCGACCCCAGCATGCAGGCTGCCGTCGACGCCAGCACGAGCCTGGAGACCGACCTGCGCTTCGCGCTGGCGCGGCGCGAGTTCGAGCTGTACTACCAGCCGGTCGTCAATGCGATGGGCCTCATGGTCGGCGTCGAGGCGCTGATCCGCTGGCACCATCCGAAACAGGGCCTTACCGGTCCCGGCGCGTTCATCGCCCAGGCCGAGAAGTCCGGGCTGATCGTCGGCATCGGCGACTGGGTGCTGCAGGAAGCGTGCCGCCAGCTCGCGCGCTGGGCGATCGAGCCCGCCACGCAGCACTTCACCATCGCCGTCAACGTCAGCGCGCGCCAGTTCCGCCAGGAGGACTTCGTGCCGCGCCTGCTCGAGATCCTCGCGCACAGCGGGGCCGACCCGCGCCGCCTCAAGCTCGAGCTGACGGAAAGCGTGCTGCTGGCCGACGTCGAGGACACCATCGCGCGCATGACGGCGCTGAAGGCGCAGGGCATCGGCTTCTCGCTCGACGATTTCGGCACCGGTTATTCGTCGCTGAGCTATCTGCAGCGGCTGCCGCTGGACCAGCTCAAGATCGACCAGTCGTTCGTGCGCGACATGCTGCGCGTGCCGCACGCGGCCAGCATCGTCCAGGCCATCGTGCACCTAGCCGGCAACCTGGGCCTGCACGTCGTGGCCGAGGGCGTCGAGGAAGAAGCGCAGTGGGACGAGCTGCGGTCGCTCGGCTGCGGCGGCTTCCAGGGGTACCTGTTCGCCCGGCCGATGGCGCTCGCCGAACTGGCGGACATGACCGAAGGAGAAGCCGTCCCCGCTTGA
- a CDS encoding sensor histidine kinase yields the protein MPRRRTHPVQSAILLLLTAAIFAADAFTRLDTAIAVMYVVVLLLASPVWPRRYTLALGAACVLLTMGAYVVAHGLRVVPSSAGRALVSIAAIAITTWLVIQRRQATDRLRQREQALRRSQAFLAGAQRLTRTGSFGIRVPDGAMVWSEEAARIFGYPGGEAPDMDRVLAHTLPEDRPLVMAALRRTLACEGHIDVAHRLLLPDGTVRHVHVLAEASYDADGRCEYLGAVTDVTARVEAEQQLHASHVQLAHAARVSMLGELAASVAHEVNQPLTAIVANAQAGRRWLGRAQPDIGEALAALDGIVQASERAGQVIRRIRALARRTEPEHVALDLNALVQDTVELLQRELDRRPLALRVELAPGLPPVMGDRIELQQVLINLVMNALQAMDGLPNNALELRTRQDDGMARVSVRDSGPGIADADGARLFEPFFSTKADGMGLGLPICRSIVARHGGRIAARSTPPGSTFSVELPIHQEAPIHEQQSDALP from the coding sequence ATGCCCCGACGCCGCACCCACCCCGTGCAATCCGCCATCCTGCTGCTGCTCACCGCCGCGATCTTCGCGGCCGACGCCTTCACCCGGCTCGACACCGCCATCGCCGTGATGTACGTCGTCGTGCTGCTGCTCGCATCGCCCGTGTGGCCGCGCCGGTACACGCTCGCGCTGGGCGCGGCCTGCGTGCTGCTGACCATGGGCGCCTACGTCGTCGCGCATGGCCTACGGGTGGTGCCGTCGTCGGCCGGGCGCGCACTCGTCAGCATCGCCGCCATCGCCATCACCACCTGGCTCGTCATCCAGCGCCGGCAGGCCACCGACCGGCTGCGCCAGCGCGAACAGGCCTTGCGCCGCAGCCAGGCCTTCCTCGCCGGCGCCCAGCGGCTCACGCGCACGGGCAGCTTCGGCATCCGCGTCCCGGACGGCGCGATGGTGTGGTCGGAAGAAGCCGCGCGCATCTTCGGCTATCCGGGCGGCGAAGCGCCCGACATGGACCGCGTGCTCGCCCACACCCTGCCGGAAGACCGCCCGCTCGTCATGGCCGCCCTGCGCCGCACGCTGGCCTGCGAAGGCCACATCGACGTCGCGCACCGTCTGCTGCTCCCGGACGGCACCGTCCGCCACGTGCACGTGCTAGCCGAGGCCTCGTACGACGCCGACGGCCGCTGCGAATACCTGGGCGCCGTCACGGACGTCACGGCGCGCGTGGAAGCCGAGCAGCAGCTGCACGCGTCGCACGTCCAGCTGGCGCACGCGGCCCGCGTCAGCATGCTGGGCGAGCTCGCCGCCTCCGTCGCGCACGAAGTCAACCAGCCGCTGACGGCCATCGTCGCCAACGCCCAGGCCGGACGGCGCTGGCTGGGCCGCGCGCAGCCCGACATCGGCGAGGCGCTCGCCGCGCTGGACGGCATCGTGCAGGCCAGCGAACGGGCCGGCCAGGTCATCCGCCGCATCAGGGCCCTCGCCCGCCGCACCGAACCGGAACACGTGGCGCTGGACCTGAATGCGCTCGTGCAGGACACGGTCGAACTGCTGCAGCGCGAGCTGGACCGGCGCCCGCTGGCGCTGCGCGTCGAGCTGGCGCCCGGCCTGCCGCCCGTCATGGGCGACCGCATCGAGCTGCAGCAGGTCCTGATCAACCTGGTGATGAACGCCCTGCAGGCGATGGACGGCCTGCCGAACAACGCCTTGGAACTGCGCACCCGCCAGGACGACGGCATGGCCCGCGTGAGCGTGCGCGACAGCGGCCCTGGCATCGCCGACGCCGACGGCGCCCGCCTGTTCGAACCGTTCTTTTCGACCAAGGCCGACGGCATGGGCCTCGGCCTGCCGATCTGCCGTTCGATCGTCGCGCGCCACGGCGGCCGCATCGCCGCGCGCAGCACGCCGCCCGGCTCGACGTTCAGTGTCGAACTCCCCATCCACCAGGAAGCCCCCATCCATGAACAGCAGTCCGACGCCCTCCCCTGA
- a CDS encoding response regulator transcription factor codes for MNSSPTPSPELVYVVDDDADVRESLSRLLRSVGMDVAVYGSVADFARARRPDVCSCLLLDVRLQGASGLDLQDQLNRDGVSLPVVFMTGFGDIPMTVRAMKGGAVDFLAKPFREQDLLDAVHQALARDRERRAKRHAHEALANRYALLTPREKQVMALAVRGLMNKQIAGEVGTSEITVKIHRGNAMRKMEAKTFADLVRMAEALDITQGQDATHT; via the coding sequence ATGAACAGCAGTCCGACGCCCTCCCCTGAACTCGTGTACGTCGTCGACGACGACGCCGATGTGCGCGAGAGCCTCTCGCGGCTGCTGCGCTCCGTCGGCATGGACGTCGCCGTCTACGGCAGCGTGGCCGACTTCGCCCGCGCGCGCCGGCCGGACGTGTGCAGCTGCCTGCTGCTGGACGTGCGCCTGCAGGGCGCCAGCGGCCTCGATCTGCAGGACCAGCTGAACCGCGACGGCGTGTCGCTCCCCGTCGTGTTCATGACCGGCTTCGGCGACATCCCGATGACCGTGCGCGCGATGAAGGGCGGCGCCGTCGACTTCCTGGCGAAGCCGTTCCGCGAGCAGGACCTGCTGGACGCCGTCCACCAGGCCCTCGCGCGCGACCGCGAGCGCCGCGCGAAGCGCCACGCGCACGAGGCGCTGGCAAACCGCTACGCGTTGCTCACGCCGCGCGAAAAACAGGTCATGGCGCTCGCCGTGCGCGGCCTGATGAACAAGCAGATCGCGGGCGAGGTGGGCACGAGCGAAATCACCGTCAAGATCCACCGCGGCAACGCGATGCGCAAGATGGAAGCCAAAACGTTCGCCGACCTCGTGCGGATGGCCGAGGCCCTTGATATCACACAAGGCCAGGATGCCACTCATACCTAG
- a CDS encoding response regulator transcription factor, which translates to MDTLLPVPHVALVDDDPDVGTSLRGLLRACGYRVSLFGGAQQLLTHGLDDIDCVVSDVQMPGIDGLILLERIRAIASAPPVILMTAFADDHVRMRALRGGAACFLAKPVDAEQLAECVRLACAGPG; encoded by the coding sequence ATGGATACCCTGCTGCCAGTCCCCCACGTCGCACTCGTCGACGACGACCCCGACGTGGGCACGAGCCTGCGCGGCCTGCTGCGCGCCTGCGGCTACCGCGTCAGCCTGTTCGGCGGCGCGCAGCAACTGCTGACCCACGGCCTCGATGACATCGACTGCGTCGTCAGCGACGTGCAGATGCCCGGCATCGACGGTTTGATCTTACTGGAACGGATACGGGCCATTGCCTCGGCCCCACCCGTCATCCTGATGACCGCGTTCGCGGACGACCACGTACGCATGCGCGCGCTGCGCGGCGGGGCGGCATGTTTCCTGGCCAAGCCGGTCGATGCCGAGCAGCTGGCGGAGTGCGTGCGGCTGGCGTGTGCCGGGCCGGGCTGA
- a CDS encoding lysozyme inhibitor LprI family protein, whose product MTIRSSLAALACLGLFFTHAARADTDIAGQKHERCEDAGLMIEISACMHLELAESDARLDLVYTLLRNALARPDGLARAQRAWHAYRDAQCTFENEGLEGGSAQPFSTDLCRTRLAERRIAELEEVMPCNGCVEFKSEYYGIGKGFVLPRRSPGKPARR is encoded by the coding sequence ATGACTATCCGTTCGTCGCTGGCCGCGCTTGCCTGCCTCGGTCTGTTCTTCACGCACGCCGCGCGGGCGGACACGGACATCGCCGGGCAAAAACATGAGCGCTGTGAAGATGCCGGCCTGATGATCGAGATCTCCGCCTGCATGCATCTCGAGCTGGCGGAATCGGATGCGCGCCTCGACCTGGTGTACACGCTGCTCAGGAACGCCCTGGCCAGGCCGGACGGACTCGCACGCGCCCAGCGGGCATGGCACGCGTATCGCGATGCGCAATGCACGTTCGAGAACGAAGGACTCGAAGGCGGCTCGGCGCAGCCGTTTTCAACGGACCTCTGCCGCACGCGACTTGCCGAGCGCCGCATCGCCGAGCTCGAGGAGGTCATGCCCTGCAACGGCTGCGTCGAATTCAAGTCCGAATACTACGGCATCGGCAAGGGATTTGTACTGCCACGCCGTTCGCCGGGCAAGCCTGCGCGACGCTGA
- a CDS encoding hydrolase, giving the protein MSNAKLEVLTPHNSQLIIIDHQPQMAFGVQSIDRQTLKNNVVGLAKAAKAFDIPTVITTVESDSFSGKTYPEILDVFPGKAILERTSMNSWDDQKVRDALAANGRKKIIVAGLWTEVCNTTFALSAMLEGDYEIYMVADASGGTSKDAHDFAMQRMVQAGVVPVTWQQVLLEWQRDWAHRDTYDAVMKIVTEHSGAYGMGVDYAYTMVHKAPARNQGENPVLAPVAAPVR; this is encoded by the coding sequence ATGAGCAACGCCAAACTGGAAGTCCTGACCCCGCATAACTCGCAACTGATCATCATCGACCATCAGCCGCAGATGGCGTTCGGCGTGCAGTCGATCGACCGCCAGACCCTGAAGAACAACGTGGTCGGCCTGGCCAAGGCGGCCAAGGCCTTCGATATCCCGACCGTGATCACCACCGTCGAAAGCGATTCGTTCTCCGGCAAGACCTATCCGGAAATCCTGGATGTCTTCCCGGGCAAGGCCATCCTCGAACGCACGTCGATGAATTCCTGGGACGACCAGAAGGTGCGCGACGCACTTGCCGCCAACGGCCGCAAGAAGATCATCGTCGCCGGCCTGTGGACGGAAGTGTGCAACACGACCTTCGCGCTGTCCGCGATGCTGGAAGGCGACTACGAAATCTACATGGTGGCCGATGCATCGGGCGGCACGTCGAAGGATGCGCACGACTTCGCGATGCAGCGCATGGTGCAGGCCGGCGTGGTGCCCGTGACCTGGCAGCAGGTACTGCTCGAATGGCAGCGCGACTGGGCGCACCGCGACACCTACGATGCCGTGATGAAGATCGTCACCGAACACTCGGGCGCGTACGGCATGGGCGTCGACTACGCCTACACGATGGTGCACAAGGCTCCGGCGCGCAACCAGGGCGAGAACCCGGTACTGGCCCCGGTTGCGGCACCCGTACGCTGA